The Hyalangium gracile genome includes a region encoding these proteins:
- a CDS encoding serine/threonine-protein kinase, which translates to MISPGDHAGLYVVVRRAAVGATSHVYEGRHAESGEQVAIKVLSPELCIHAEVVARFINEAQDLQRLRHPHLVAVLTSGVLPQGAPFMVLEWLPANLHEVLTEAGRRLPPEACVEIIRQLAGALAVLHAHEIIHRDLKPANVLLARREAEARIVKLADLGLAKRGKGEGALTPALPVSTAGSALLGTREYIAPEQWVRSKSVGPAADVYSLGVLWFEMLTGRVPFSDDAQQDLMYQHLFLKPPLALLEDVAPEPVRDLVARMLEKEAEKRLTLGELLQQL; encoded by the coding sequence ATGATCTCTCCAGGAGACCACGCAGGCCTGTACGTCGTCGTCCGACGCGCCGCCGTGGGTGCCACCAGCCATGTGTATGAAGGGCGCCACGCCGAGAGCGGCGAACAGGTGGCGATCAAGGTGCTCAGCCCCGAGCTGTGCATCCACGCAGAGGTGGTGGCGCGGTTCATCAACGAGGCACAGGATCTCCAGCGGCTGCGGCACCCGCACTTGGTAGCAGTGCTGACCTCAGGTGTTCTTCCCCAAGGCGCGCCGTTCATGGTTCTGGAGTGGCTTCCAGCGAACCTGCACGAGGTACTCACGGAGGCAGGACGGCGCCTGCCACCCGAGGCCTGCGTGGAGATCATCCGTCAGCTGGCGGGAGCCCTGGCCGTGCTGCACGCGCACGAGATCATTCACCGCGATCTGAAGCCCGCCAATGTGCTGTTGGCACGGCGTGAAGCGGAAGCCCGGATCGTCAAGCTCGCGGATCTGGGGCTCGCCAAGCGCGGCAAGGGAGAAGGTGCACTGACTCCTGCCCTCCCCGTCTCGACGGCAGGCAGCGCACTGCTGGGGACAAGGGAATACATCGCACCAGAGCAGTGGGTCCGCTCCAAGAGTGTGGGTCCTGCAGCCGACGTCTACTCGCTGGGAGTCCTCTGGTTCGAGATGCTGACCGGGCGTGTACCCTTCAGTGACGACGCACAGCAGGATCTGATGTACCAGCACCTGTTCTTGAAACCTCCGCTGGCGCTTCTCGAGGACGTGGCCCCTGAGCCCGTACGGGACCTAGTGGCCCGCATGTTGGAGAAGGAGGCCGAGAAGCGCCTCACCCTAGGCGAACTGCTGCAACAGCTGTAG